From Triticum urartu cultivar G1812 chromosome 2, Tu2.1, whole genome shotgun sequence, a single genomic window includes:
- the LOC125535853 gene encoding L-type lectin-domain containing receptor kinase SIT2-like, protein MATKLHRSILAYSLCLMILSLGPDHVALCTAQAQSFVYSGFRGADITLDGSAMVQPGGLLQLTNSSDIIGYAFHRAPLRFRHGAGGTVRSFSLSFVFAVQSEFDKESSGGMAFFVAPGRNFSGAMPGSFLGLFNASTNGRPDNRIFVAELDTFGNGEFKDIDSNHVGIDVNGLISVEAHTAGFYDHKTGSFTNLSLNSGDPMQLWVDYDAQITQVVSTLAPLGAAKPRRPLFTATTNLSDVLEDPSFVGFSGASGSLSTLYSVLGWSFGLDGPAPAINITNLPKLFRGRQEVRSKVLQIVLPIATAVFIAAVGTAITLLVRRHRRYAELREDWEVEFGPHRFSYKDLYHATEGFKNKNLLGEGGFGKVYKGVLPVSNLEVAVKKVSHESRQGMKEFIAEVVSIGRLRHRYLVQLLGYCRREHELILVYEYMPNGSLDKYLYCGEDKPTLDWTQRFGIINGIACGLWYLHEKWEKVVIHRDIKASNVLLDGEMNGRLGDFGLARLYDHGTDLQTTHVVGTMGYLAPELLRSGKASPLTDVFAFGTFLLEVACGQRPIKQDSKDEHIMLVDWVREHCHNGTLLQTMDTRLHGNYDKDKASMVLKLGLLCLHPLPSARPSMKQVMEYLDGETALPEMAPTHINNVNMMQIRGFPDLTTSIGTFSGLSGGR, encoded by the coding sequence ATGGCCACCAAGCTGCATAGATCCATCCTTGCGTACTCTTTGTGCCTCATGATCCTCTCCCTTGGCCCCGACCATGTAGCTCTCTGCACTGCGCAGGCGCAGTCGTTCGTCTACTCCGGCTTCCGGGGAGCAGATATCACCCTCGACGGCTCCGCCATGGTCCAACCCGGCGGACTCCTCCAGCTGACCAACAGCTCCGACATCATAGGCTACGCGTTCCACCGGGCTCCCTTGCGCTTCCGTCACGGCGCCGGCGGCACGGTGCGATCCTTCTCGCTCTCCTTCGTGTTTGCCGTCCAGTCCGAGTTCGACAAGGAGAGCAGCGGCGGCATGGCCTTCTTCGTCGCCCCCGGCAGGAACTTCTCCGGCGCCATGCCAGGCAGTTTCCTAGGCCTCTTCAACGCCTCGACCAACGGCCGCCCCGACAACCGCATCTTCGTGGCCGAGCTCGACACCTTCGGCAACGGGGAGTTCAAGGACATAGACAGCAACCATGTCGGCATCGACGTCAACGGGCTAATCTCCGTTGAAGCCCACACGGCTGGTTTCTATGATCACAAGACTGGTAGCTTCACAAACTTATCTCTGAATAGTGGAGATCCGATGCAACTGTGGGTCGATTATGATGCACAGATCACACAGGTCGTGTCGACCTTGGCTCCCCTCGGCGCTGCCAAACCTCGCAGGCCATTGTTTACAGCCACCACCAACCTCTCCGATGTGCTCGAGGACCCATCTTTTGTTGGCTTCTCGGGTGCATCCGGCTCACTCAGCACGCTCTACTCCGTGCTTGGTTGGAGCTTTGGCCTGGATGGCCCTGCCCCGGCAATCAACATCACAAATTTGCCCAAGTTGTTCCGTGGTCGTCAGGAGGTTCGATCTAAAGTCTTGCAGATCGTCCTTCCGATTGCCACCGCAGTGTTCATCGCGGCCGTGGGAACCGCCATCACCCTTCTCGTACGAAGGCATCGGAGGTATGCCGAGCTACGGGAGGATTGGGAGGTGGAGTTCGGGCCACATCGCTTCTCGTACAAGGACCTGTACCATGCGACGGAAGGATTCAAGAACAAGAACCTCCTAGGCGAAGGAGGCTTTGGGAAAGTATACAAAGGAGTACTCCCGGTATCCAACTTGGAGGTAGCCGTGAAGAAAGTGTCCCATGAGTCAAGGCAggggatgaaggagttcatcgcCGAGGTCGTAAGTATTGGTCGCCTTCGACACCGCTACCTAGTGCAGTTGCTTGGTTATTGCCGGCGTGAACATGAGCTCATTCTGGTGTATGAGTACATGCCGAATGGCAGTCTTGATAAGTACCTGTATTGTGGAGAGGACAAGCCGACACTTGACTGGACCCAGAGGTTTGGGATCATCAATGGGATAGCATGTGGCTTGTGGTATCTACACGAGAAATGGGAAAAGGTTGTCATACATAGAGACATAAAAGCAAGCAATGTGCTCCTTGATGGTGAAATGAATGGACGGCTCGGTGATTTTGGCCTCGCAAGGTTATATGATCATGGTACCGACCTACAAACCACACATGTGGTTGGCACCATGGGTTACCTAGCCCCAGAGTTGCTACGCTCGGGCAAGGCTTCTCCTCTTACAGATGTTTTTGCCTTCGGCACATTCCTTCTTGAGGTAGCATGTGGACAGAGACCCATTAAGCAAGACTCCAAAGACGAACACATCATGCTGGTGGATTGGGTACGCGAGCATTGTCACAATGGAACCCTCTTGCAAACTATGGACACAAGGCTTCATGGTAACTATGACAAGGACAAGGCCAGCATGGTGTTGAAGCTAGGGCTCTTGTGCTTGCATCCGTTGCCCAGTGCGAGGCCTAGCATGAAGCAAGTCATGGAGTACCTCGACGGAGAGACCGCACTGCCGGAGATGGCACCCACACATATCAACAACGTCAATATGATGCAAATCAGAGGATTTCCCGACCTAACGACAAGCATCGGCACATTCTCTGGTCTCTCGGGGGGGCGATGA
- the LOC125535852 gene encoding L-type lectin-domain containing receptor kinase SIT2-like: MSVLLLYIFLSTAALNLPAMAAGEDEFVFSGFKGANITVDGVATVTRNGLVDLTSGQETLKGHAFYPAPLRFREESPNGNGTAVKSFSVSFVFAIYPNYRPSQGMAFFIAKSTDFSSALPTQWFGVFNSASQGNSSNHIFAVELDTVNNRDLHDIDANHVGINVNSVVSNKSTTAGFYDDETGSFNALNLTSGERLQLWVDYEREATRINVTMSPLGMAKPARPLVSAIYDLSTVITEDAFLGFGSSAGRDGSRHYILGWSFSSSGGPAPAIDIRKLPPLPRLGPKPRSKALEIVLPLATATSVLAVGVTIFLLVRRHRRYAELREDWEVELGPHRFPYKDLYHATQGFKNKNLLGVGGFGRVYKGVLPKSKLEIAVKRVSHESKQGMKEFIAEVVSIGRLQHRNLVHLLGYCRRKGQLFLVYDYMPNGSLDKYLYHRRQDDDNKLQPALNWAQRFKIIRGVASGLLYLHEEWEQVVIHRDVKASNVLLDAEMNARLGDFGLARLYDHGVDPQSTHVVGTIGYLAPELACTGKVTPLTDVFAFGIFILEVVCGQRPIKQDAREKHPMLVDRVLEHWHGGSLLDTVDVELHGEYDVNEANLALKLGLLCSHPFMDARPTMRQVMQYLDGDRTAPELSSPVDTNFEMLAAMQNEGFDPYVMSYPSSTASHGATSIVSGGR; encoded by the coding sequence ATGTCAGTGCTGCTTCTATACATCTTCCTCAGCACCGCAGCCCTTAACCTACCAGCCATGGCTGCCGGAGAAGATGAGTTCGTCTTCTCCGGCTTCAAGGGGGCCAACATCACCGTGGACGGCGTCGCCACGGTGACCCGGAACGGCCTTGTCGATCTGACCAGTGGCCAGGAGACTCTCAAAGGCCATGCATTCTACCCTGCTCCGCTACGGTTCCGTGAGGAGTCCCCCAACGGCAACGGCACGGCGGTGAAATCCTTCTCCGTCTCATTCGTGTTCGCCATCTACCCCAACTACCGGCCCAGCCAGGGCATGGCCTTCTTCATCGCCAAGAGCACCGACTTCTCCTCCGCCCTCCCTACGCAGTGGTTCGGCGTCTTCAACAGCGCCAGCCAGGGTAACTCCAGCAACCACATCTTCGCCGTCGAGCTGGACACCGTCAACAACAGGGACCTGCACGACATCGACGCCAACCATGTCGGGATCAACGTCAACAGCGTCGTCTCTAACAAGTCCACCACCGCCGGCTTCTACGACGACGAGACCGGCTCCTTCAACGCCTTGAACCTCACCAGCGGCGAGAGGCTGCAGCTCTGGGTAGACTACGAGAGGGAGGCGACGCGAATCAACGTGACCATGTCTCCGCTGGGCATGGCCAAGCCAGCAAGGCCGCTCGTCTCTGCCATCTACGACCTCTCGACGGTGATCACCGAGGACGCGTTCCTTGGCTTCGGCTCCTCGGCCGGCAGGGACGGCAGCCGCCACTACATACTTGGCTGGAGCTTCTCTTCATCTGGGGGGCCTGCGCCGGCCATTGACATCCGGAAACTGCCACCGTTGCCTCGTCTTGGCCCCAAGCCTCGGTCCAAGGCCCTGGAGATCGTGTTGCCATTAGCAACGGCCACTTCTGTCCTCGCCGTGGGAGtcaccattttcctgctcgtgcGAAGGCATCGGAGGTACGCCGAGCTGCGAGAAGATTGGGAGGTTGAGCTCGGGCCTCACCGGTTCCCGTACAAGGATCTCTACCATGCCACACAAGGGTTCAAGAACAAGAACCTGCTCGGGGTTGGCGGCTTCGGGAGAGTGTACAAAGGGGTGCTGCCGAAATCAAAACTTGAGATAGCCGTCAAGAGGGTGTCGCACGAGTCCAAGCAAGGCATGAAGGAGTTCATCGCTGAGGTCGTCAGCATAGGACGGCTCCAACACCGTAATCTCGTGCACTTACTCGGCTACTGCCGGCGAAAAGGCCAACTGTTTCTGGTGTACGACTACATGCCCAACGGAAGCCTTGACAAGTACTTGTATCATCGTCGTCAGGACGATGACAACAAGCTGCAGCCTGCTCTGAACTGGGCTCAAAGGTTTAAGATCATCAGAGGCGTCGCATCTGGATTGCTCTACCTTCACGAAGAGTGGGAACAAGTTGTCATCCACAGGGATGTCAAAGCAAGCAACGTGCTCCTTGATGCTGAAATGAATGCCCGGCTAGGTGATTTTGGCCTTGCACGTTTGTACGACCATGGCGTCGATCCACAGAGCACGCATGTGGTTGGCACCATAGGATACCTAGCTCCCGAGCTAGCATGCACCGGAAAGGTAACCCCTCTTACCGATGTGTTTGCGTTTGGCATATTCATCCTTGAAGTCGTCTGTGGACAACGGCCAATCAAGCAAGATGCACGAGAAAAACATCCCATGTTAGTTGATCGGGTTCTTGAGCATTGGCACGGTGGATCACTCCTCGACACGGTGGACGTTGAACTCCATGGCGAGTATGATGTAAATGAGGCAAACTTAGCACTCAAGCTTGGACTACTGTGCTCGCACCCATTCATGGACGCTAGGCCTACCATGCGCCAAGTAATGCAGTACCTTGACGGTGACCGCACAGCACCAGAGCTATCATCACCAGTGGACACCAACTTCGAGATGCTCGCTGCAATGCAAAACGAAGGTTTTGACCCGTACGTCATGTCATATCCTTCTTCCACTGCAAGCCATGGCGCAACATCCATTGTCTCAGGTGGAAGATGA
- the LOC125535855 gene encoding RNA pseudouridine synthase 6, chloroplastic yields MTKPAASLASLLPQLWHRPLPPPPLLPRALYSSSPLLTTHRRTPRHRLRVSPTTHLDAAAAARATRAADPVEALTATSYPAYDRLLPCPSKDDPPRIEHLVAREDEVAGDFISRSLNLPPMYVADLIKFGAVYYALVAPQPPPYAAPEHVRIFREVTEPSLLRRRASIKGKTVREAQKTFRVTDPSQRLEAGTYLRVHVHPKRFPRCYEIDWKSRVVATTDDFVVLNKPAATSVGGATDNIEESCVVFTSRALGLASPLMTTHQIDNCSEGCVVLSKTKEFCSVFHGLIREKQVKKVYLALTTEPVSPGIITHYMRPLNRAPRLVSEDHIERWHLCQMEILDCKKVPWPKPLITKVHKVDNCGWPKQEAAYECKINLMTGKTHQIRAQLAAIGAPIVGDSAYMTGAIAAMADPSINPYGRASLNYSSEEEKAAAVEAWVACHGKEPKSVIGLQASEISWDHEGEHHYYKAGVPWWRQDAVESDLV; encoded by the exons ATGACGAAGCCCGCGGCGTCCTTGgcctccctcctcccgcagctgTGGCACCGgcccttgccgccgccgcccctcctccCCCGCGCCCTCTACTCCTCCTCCCCGCTCCTCACCACCCACCGCCGCACCCCACGCCACCGCCTCCGCGTCTCCCCCACCACGCacctcgacgccgccgccgccgccagggcAACCAGGGCCGCTGACCCCGTAGAGGCCCTCACAGCCACCTC GTACCCAGCGTACGACAGGCTTCTGCCCTGCCCGTCCAAAGACGACCCTCCGAGGATCGAGCACCTCGTCGCCCGGGAAGACGAGGTCGCCGGCGATTTCATCTCCAGGTCCCTCAACCTCCCCCCTAT GTACGTTGCAGATCTCATCAAGTTTGGGGCCGTGTACTACGCTCTTGTTGCACCGCAGCCGCCTCCCTACGCCGCTCCGGAGCATGTGAGGATCTTCAGGGAGGTGACAGAGCCTTCGCTCCTTCGCCGGAGGGCGTCCATTAAAGGGAAGACCGTCAGGGAGGCGCAGAAGACGTTCCGGGTGACCGACCCCAGCCAGCGCCTTGAGGCGGGCACTTATCTAAGGGTTCATGTACATCCCAAACGGTTCCCCAG GTGTTATGAAATTGACTGGAAATCCAGGGTAGTGGCGACGACCGATGACTTTGTTGTCCTCAATAAGCCAGCTGCAACATCA GTAGGAGGGGCAACCGATAATATTGAGGAATCCTGCGTGGTTTTTACTTCGCGTGCATTAGGATTGGCGAGCCCTTTAATGACAACTCATCAGAttgataactgttctgagggctG TGTGGTATTGTCTAAAACCAAGGAATTCTGCTCAGTTTTCCATGGATTGATAAGG GAAAAACAGGTTAAAAAAGTTTATCTCGCACTCACAACAGAACCTGTGTCTCCAGGAATAATTACTCATTACATGCGCCCCCTTAATCGTGCTCCCAGACTTGTTTCAGAAG ATCATATTGAAAGATGGCATCTCTGTCAAATGGAGATACTGGACTGTAAGAAGGTTCCATGGCCAAAACCTTTGATAACAAAAGTCCACAAAGTGGACAACTGTGGGTGGCCCAAACAGGAAGCTGCCTATGAATGTAAAATCAATCTCATGACAGGGAAAACTCATCAA ATTAGAGCACAACTGGCTGCTATAGGCGCTCCGATTGTAGGGGATTCTGCGTACATGACTGGAGCGATCGCAGCAATGGCTGACCCAAGCATAAACCCATATGGTAGGGCGAGCCTGAATTACAGCAGTGAAGAGGAAAAAGCTGCTGCTGTTGAAGCATGGGTTGCTTGCCATGGCAAGGAACCAAAATCTGTAATTGGTCTGCAAGCATCTGAGATATCCTGGGATCATGAAGGCGAGCACCACTATTACAAGGCTGGGGTCCCTTGGTGGCGGCAAGACGCGGTGGAGTCCGACCTGGTTTGA